A stretch of the Hydra vulgaris chromosome 09, alternate assembly HydraT2T_AEP genome encodes the following:
- the LOC136085230 gene encoding uncharacterized protein LOC136085230, producing the protein MPGNSGYYTNNKKTCPESVRFIGKEKFPKNLLMWIAISDRGMSEPLFRTSKAVAINSSIYIHECLEKRLLPFIHKYHGDFNYLSWPDLASSHYSKDSLNWIDQYVYYVDKESNPPNVPQARPIENFWRHLAQKVYEGDWQASIEQVLIDRIKLKLQEIDLNFLQSHMKGVRAKLRSIADGGVFSYKKEYIFIKR; encoded by the coding sequence ATGCCTGGAAATTCTGGATACTACacaaacaacaaaaagacaTGCCCAGAAAGTGTTCGTTTTATAGGAAAAGagaaatttccaaaaaatttattaatgtggATAGCCATATCTGACCGTGGTATGTCCGAGCCATTGTTTCGCACTTCCAAGGCTGTAGCGATCAATTCATCAATCTATATTCATGAATGTTTAGAAAAACGACTTCTTCCATTTATTCACAAGTATCATGGAGACTTTAACTATTTATCTTGGCCAGATTTAGCAAGTTCTCATTATTCTAAAGATTCTCTAAATTGGATAGACCAATATGTCTATTACGTTGATAAAGAATCCAATCCCCCAAATGTGCCTCAAGCACGaccaattgaaaatttttggaGACATTTGGCACAGAAGGTTTACGAGGGAGATTGGCAAGCTTCAATAGAGCAAGTTTTGATTGATCGCATTAAACTAAAACTACAAGAAattgatttaaactttttacagtCGCATATGAAAGGCGTCAGAGCAAAATTGAGATCAATTGCGGATGGTGgtgttttttcatataaaaaagaatatatttttattaaaagataa